The following nucleotide sequence is from Sphingomonas telluris.
CGCGATGATGTCGGCTTCGGCCAGAACGGCCGGATCGGTCCGGTAATCCACCGAGTCGAGGCGCCTCTGCCATCCTGTGAAGTCGGCGAGCGAGAGGCCGTGCTCGGCGATTTCTGCCGCAAAGCTCTGACGGCCCAAAAAGCTGACTGGCACTCCGGCCGCCTGCCAACAGCCGCCGACGAAACAGCCGACCGATCCGGCGCCATGAATGACGACTTTAGCCGCGGCCACGATAGGGTTGCACGCCCTGGTCCGGCAGCCACAGCCCCTCGGGCGGCGTTCCGCTCTGCCAGAAGACGTCGATCGGCATGCCGCCGCGCGGGTACCAATAGCCGCCGATCCGGAGCCACCGCGGCTTCATCTCCTCGACAAGCCGCTGGCCGATTCCCACCGTGACGTCCTCGTGGAAGCCGCAGTGATTGCGAAAGGAGCCGAGGAATAGCTTTAAGCTCTTGCTCTCGACGATGGTCTCGCCGGGCGCATAGTCGATGACCAGATGTGCGAAGTCCGGCTGGCCGGTCACTGGGCAGAGCGACGTGAATTCGGGCGCGGCGAAGCGGACGAGGTAAAGCGTATCGGGCCGCGGGTTCGGCACATAGTCGAGCCGCGCTTCTTCCGGCGACGCTGGCAAGGCGCTGGGCTTGCCGAGGTGCGTAGTCTCCATCGGGCGGCCAGCTAGCAGACGTAAGACTTCACGCCTATCCTTGCGCGCGATGGACGATCTGGTCTCCACCGCCTGGCTGGCCCAAAACCTGGCCGCGCGCGACATCGTACCCGTCGACTGCAGCTGGTTTATGCCCTCATCGGGCCGCAGCGGACGCGGGGAGTTTCAGCAGTCCCACATCCCGGGAGCGCGCTTCCTGGACATCGACGAACTCAGCGAGAAGCAGAACCCCGCGCCGCACATGCTGCCGTCGGCCGAGGACTTCGGAGTCGCGATGACAAAGCTGGGTGTCGCGCACGACGATCGCATCGTCGTCTATGACAACAGCCCGCTGCGCACCGCGGCCCGAGGCTGGTTCATGCTGCGCCATTTCGGCGCCGATCGGGTCGCCATCCTCGATGGCGGATTCCAGAAATGGTTGGCCGAGAACCGGCCGACGGAGAGCGGAAAGCCCGAACCCCGCGAAGCCCGCTTCGATGCGGCGGCCAAACCCGCGAATGTGGTCGGCAAGAATGAGATCCTGTCCGGTCTAGGCGTCCCGCTGGTCGACGCGCGAGGACGTCCGCGCTTCGAGGGGGCCGAGGAGGATCCGCGTCCAGGCGTCGAGCCTGGTCACATGCCCGGCGCGCGCAACCTGCCCTATGCCGAGATCTATAACCCTGACGGGACGTTCAAGCCGCGGGAGGAGATTCGAAAGCTCTTCTTCGCCGCGGGCGCAGACGTCGATCGACCTTTCGTCGCGACCTGCGGGTCTGGCGTGACCGCCAACTCATTGATTTTCGCGGCGCGCTTGCTCGGGAACCGCGACACGCGTTTGTATGACGGAAGCTGGAGCGAGTGGGGCTCCGACCCTTCGACCCCGAAGGTGAAGGGCGCAGCCTAGCGGCGCAGAAGCTCGTCGAGGTTGGCGAGGCCTTCACGAATCGCGTCGGCGACCAAGTCCACCGCAATCGGATGCGGCTCCTGGCCTTCGTTGCGCACGTTCACGACGGCATCGAGGCCCGCCGCAGCGGCTCCCACAATCCGCTCCGACCGGTGATCGAAGCAGCGGCGGGTGCTTTCGCTCGCAAAATCCAGGCCCAGGAAGTCTTCCTCGTCGCACGCTGGGCCATGCCCGTGCGGCTCGAGAAGGCGCAGAGCGCGCTTCAGTCCGGCAACGCGCGCGGCAAGCTCGCCGCACTCGATCGTCGCTTCGCCAGCGGCTTCGATGGAGAGGATCTGGAACATGGCCGCAGCTTGCCGCGGCCATGGTCAAGAAAGTGTGAAGACCCTTAGGCGCCTTGCTGAGCGTCGATGTCGCGCAGGATCCAGCCGCGTTGCGGGATCGTCTCGATGAACTCGGCCCCGCCCGAAGCGCTGCGCAGCTTCTTGCGCAGCTTCGAAATAAAGACGTCGATGATCTTCGGCTGTGGCTGGTCGTCGGCCCGGCGGTAGAGATGCTTCAACAGCATCGCGCGGGTGACGACATTGTTGCGCGCGAAGGCCAGCAGCTCCAGCACGCGATATTCCATCTCGGTGATGCCGATCGGATGGCCATCGATGCGAATGAGGCGCTGGACCTGGTCGACCGACAGGCGGCCGCCGCAGAGCGTCTCCGGCATCTCGCCGCCCGAAGCCTTCAGCGATGCGAGCAGGCGGGATGCCGCTTCCTCGCTGTCCTCCGGCGACACGCGGCGCGGGGACCCGATGATGGCCTGCTGGATCTCGCCCATCAGCTGCTGCGCCTCTTCGACGAGGCGCGAGCCCTCCTCGAAGCGGCGACGCGACCGCTCGAGCATGGACTCGATTTCCACGAGGCGTGCGGAAAGTGTTTCTTCAGCCATTATTTGCCCACCCCGCTCGTTGTAGGCCTACTGAGGCACCGACGCCGATGCCACCTGACCGTCCGCTTCCGGAGCGTTCAGGATCGTCATCGTCACCGGGCCCTTGTCGACCACGCGCGTATCAGGATCGCCGGCGGTCGAGCGCGCGCCGATCTGGGTACGGTCGCGGCCGGCCTTTTCCAGCATGTTCATTTCGCTCGAGCTGCGCGGAGCGGGTCCGCCGAAGAGAGCGTCGATCGCCTGCTGCTGAGCGTCCTGCGGGTTCAACGCGGCAGTGCCGGCGACCGGAGGAGTCAGCGAATAGTCCGGCGGAATCACCAGCGGCGCGTTGCGCGCGACCTGGAACTCATCCGGCGTGGCGCGCTTGCCGAATGCCGCGCACCCGCCAAGAGCGAGAGCAGGAATCAGCGCCAGCGAAACCAATTTACGCATGTTCGGCATTCTCCTTGGGGCGCTCCTTGGCGAGGAAGGCCCGCAGTAACAGTATGACGACGCCAATGCTAATGGCAGCGTCGCCGACATTGAAGATTAAAAACGGACGGAAGTCGCCGAAGTGCAAGTCGGCGAAGTCGACGACGTAGCCGTGGCGGGTGCGGTCGAGGATGTTCCCGAGCGCTCCGCCGAGGACGAGGCCGAGCGCGACCTGGTCGACGCGAAGCTTCTCCCGGACGATCCAAATGGCCACGCCGATGGCGATCGCACTCGTCATCAGGACCAGCATCCAGCGGCCGAGCGCGTTGTGCGCGTTGAACAGGCCGAGTGAGATGCCGTAATTCTCGGTGTAGGTGAACTGGAAGAAGGGCAGCAGATAAACCTGCCCGACCTCGCGCAGGTTCAGCGGCCCGGTCACGAACCACTTAACCGCCTGATCGAGAAGGAACACCAACAGGGCGACCCCGAAGCCCCAGGAACGGTCACGCATTCACGACATCCTCGCAGCGGCCGCAGAGCGTGCCGTCTTCCTCGACTTCCGGCAGGTAGCGCCAGCAGCGCCCGCACTTGTGATGATCGGTCTTCTCGACGCTCAGTGCTTCGCCGCCGTGAACTGTCGACGTGATGAACAGCTCGGCCAGCTGATCCGGCGTTGCGAGCAGTTCGGGAACGGTGACCTCGGCCTCGAGGCTTGAACCGATGATCTTTTCACGGCGCAGCGGCTCGATGGTCTCGGTGACTTGGGCGCGAAGCTCCCGCAGCTTGGCCCAGCGGCCGTCATCGGCGGGCACGTCAGGGATCTGCGGCCATTCGAGCAGATGCACCGAGCCGCCGTCGGGGTAGCGCGTACCCCAGACTTCCTCGGTCGTGAACACGAGCACCGGCGCAAGCCAGCGCACGAGCGCCTGGAACATCTCGTCCAGCACCGTTCGGTAGGCGCGCCGCTTCTCGGTCTGGAAGCCTGACTCCGCATTCACCTCGCAGTAGAGGACGTCCTTGCGGATATCGAAGTAAAAGGCCGACAGATCGTTGTTGGCGAAATCGGACAGCAGCCGCGTGTAGCTGTTGAAGTCGAAGTCGTTGACCGCGTGGCGCAGCTTCTTGTCCAGCTCCGCGGTCAGGTGGAGCATGTAGAGCTCCAGCTCCGGCATGGCTTCGATGCCGACCTTCTCCTCCTCGCGGAAGTCGGCGAGCGCGCCAAGCAGGTAGCGGAAGGTGTTGCGGAGCTTGCGGTATTGGTCCGCGACGCCGGCGAGGATCTCCTTGCCGATGCGATGGTCCTCGGTGAAGTCGACCGACAGCGCCCACAGCCGAAGGATGTCGGCGCCATGCTCCTTCATCAGGTCGATGGGGCTGATGGTATTGCCGAGGCTCTTCGACATCTTGAGGCCCTTGGCGTCCATCGTGAAGCCATGGGTCAGGACCGCGTCGAACGGCGCCCGGCCGCGCGTTCCGCAGCTTTCGAGAAGGGAGGACTGGAACCAGCCGCGATGCTGGTCGCTGCCTTCGAGGTAGAGGTCGGCCGGCCAGCGCTGCTCCAGCCAGCGGCCGCTTTCCAGCACGAAGGCGTGGGTCGAGCCGCTGTCGAACCAGACGTCGAGGATGTCGGCGACCATCTCGTAATCGTCGGGGTTGCGGTTGCCGAGGAAAGCGGCAGCGTTCTCCGGATCCCAGGCGTCGACGCCCTGCTCGCGGATGGCCGCGACGATGCGCCGGTTCACGTCATGGTCGACGAGGAGCTGGCCGGTCTTGCGCTCGACGAACAATGCGATCGGCACGCCCCAGGCGCGCTGGCGGCTGAGCACCCAGTCGGGGCGCTGCTCGACCATCGAGCCGATGCGGTTGCGGCCCTTCTCGGGCACAAAGCGGGTCTGGGCGATGGCGTTCAGCGCGAGCTGGCGGAGCGTCGCGCCCTGAGTCTCGTCAACCGGGTCGGCGCCGCCTTCATTGTCCCAGCGCTGCTCTGCGCGCGTTTCGGGAGAGAAGTGCGTGAGCGGCTTGTCCATCGCAACGAACCATTGCGGCGTGCAGCGGTAGATGACCTTGGCCTTCGACCGCCAGCTGTGCGGATAGCTGTGCAGGAAGTCCGCGCTCGCCGCCAGCAAAGCGCCGGCGTCGCGCAGGTCGGTGCAGATCGGCCCATCCGGCGCATTGAACTTGTTGTTGATGACGCTGCCCTGCCCGCCGAGCCACAGCCAGTCGGGGCGGTAGAAGCCTGCACCGTCGACCGCGAACACCGGGTCGATGCCGTTCGCCTTGCACAGCTCGAAATCGTCCTCGCCATGGTCCGGCGCCATGTGGACGAGGCCCGTACCCTGATCGGTGGTGACGAAGTCGCCCGGCAGGAACGGCCGCGGCTTGGCGAAGAAGCCGCCGAGCTTGTGCATCGGGTGACGCGCGACGGTGCCGGCGAGGTCGGAGCCTTTCAGATGCCGAACGGGCTGCAGATGAACGAGCCCGCTGCGCTCCTTAAACGCGCCGACCAACGGCTCCGCGGCAAGGACGTGGAAGCCTTCGCCCGAGAGCAGCACGTATTCAACGTCCGACCCGTAAGCGATGCCTTGGTTGACCGGAATCGTCCAAGGCGTGGTCGTCCAGATTACCGCATGGGCGCCGACCAGCTCCGGGATCGGACTCTCAACAATCTCGAACGCCACGTCGATCTGGGTCGAGGTGATGTCCTCATATTCGATCTCGGCTTCGGCCAGCGCGGTCTTCTCGACCGGCGACCACATGACCGGCTTCGCGCCGCGATAGATCTGGCCGCTCTCGGCGAACTTCATCAGCTCGGCGACGATCGTCGCTTCCGCCTGGAAGTCCATCGTCAAGTACGGATGATCCCAGTCGCCGCCGATGCCGAGCCGCTTCAACTGCTCGCGCTGCGTGTCGACCCAGTGCTGGGCATAGGCGCGGCACTCGGCCCGGAACTCCTTGACCGGCACCTCGTCCTTGTTGAGCTTCTTCTTGCGATACTGCTCCTCGACCTTCCATTCGATCGGAAGACCGTGGCAGTCCCAGCCGGGCACGTACGGCGCGTCCTTGCCCAGGAGCGTCTGGGTGCGGACGACCATGTCCTTGAGGATGTGGTTCAGCGCATGGCCGATATGCATGTCGCCATTGGCGTACGGCGGGCCATCGTGAAGGATGAACTTCTCGCGGCCTTCGCGGCTGCGGCGTACCTGCTGGTAGATGTCGCCTTCCAGCCAGCGGGCGAGGATCGCCGGCTCCTTCTGCGGCAGGCCGGCCTTCATGGGGAAGTCGGTCTTGGGCAGGAAGACGGTCGAGCGGTAATCCCGCTTCAGTTCGGTGGTGTCGGGGCTGTCGGCCATTTGGTGCGGGGCCTTAACGGCCGCTCATGAGATTGCAAACTGGGGCTTAGTCGAGCGCGAGAAGGTGTCGGGCCCTCGCCTCGTCATCCTTCATATGGGCAACGAGCCCCTGAATGTCACCAAACCTCTTTTCTTCACGGATGTAAGCGTGGAGGCCGACCTCGATCTTGCGACCGTAAAGGTCGCCGTCGAAGTCCAAGATATGGGTCTCCAGCAGTTCCACGGGAGGCTCGAAAGTCGGACGGATGCCGAGGCTGGCGACGCCGGGCACCTCGCGTCCGTCGTCCAGCCTCACCCGCACCGCGTAGATGCCGTACTTGGCGCGCTGATAATCGCCCAGCACCAGGTTAGCTGTCGGATAGCCGAGTTCCCGCCCGCGCTGGTCGCCGCGCTGGACCACGCCTTCAATCGCGAAGTCGCGGGTGAGCAAATGGGTCGCCCTCGCGACGTCTCCCGCCTCCAGCGCATCGCGGATGCGGCCGGAGGAAATCCGCTCCCCTTCGTAGAGGACCGGGCACACCGCCTCGGCAGTGATGCCGTGCCGAGCGCCGAGCTCACGCATCATCTCGATGCTGCCGGTCCGGCCCTTGCCGAAGGTGAAGTCGTCGCCCGTGACGACCCCCGCCGCGCCGATCCGGCCTGCGAGGATCTCCGTGACGAACTTCTCTGCGCTGGTCGCGGCGAGATCCGGGCCGAACTCGAAAACGAGCATCGCATCGGCGCCGGCGTGTGCGAACAGCTCTTGCCGCTGATCGAGGGTCGTCAGCCGAAAGGGCGGAACATCCGGCTTGAAGTAACGGACAGGGTGGGGATCGAACGTCGCGACGATCACCGGCCGGCGCATGTGGAAGCCGAGCGCGATCGCCCTGCTCACGACGGCCTGATGGCCGAGGTGGAAGCCGTCGAAATTGCCGAGCGCGAGCACCGCGCCGCGGAGCGCTTCCGGAATGGGCTGATCGTGGTGAAGCCGCTGCATTGGCCGTGGTCCTATCGCAAATCAGTGCGTGGGCAAGTGCCGCCGCAGCAGGCGATATTCGTGCCAGGCCAGCGCGATGACGAAGGCATCGAGGATCGACAGCAGGACGAGGCCGATGTCGTGCGTATAGTTATAGCGGTAGAGCTGGTAGGCGATGAAGGCGGTGAAGACGACGAAGCACGCGGGATAGGCCCACAGCTTTTCGCGCAGCAGGCCGATGACGACCGCGAGCTTCACGACGCCGTGCGTCACCAGATACAGCCCGTAGAAGTGCTGGGTCTCCAGCGAGAAGCTCTGGGCGAATTCAAGCACATGGCTAGCGACCCAGTCATGCCGGTCCTGCATCATCTCGTCGGTCGAGAAGCGATTGAGGAAGGTGATGATGGCCGCGTGCGTGACCACCAGCAGGCCGATTCCGCTCGCAATCTCGACGAGGGCGTAGAAGCCCTTGAGGCCGACGCTCAGCACGAACAGCCGGTGGATACGCTTTTCTTTCATGGAAGGCCCCGGCTACACGCGCGAAGGCTTGACTTGAAGAGAGTCAAATCCTATTTCGCAGCTATCCCGATCCACCGGTTCCGGCGGCGCACTTGTGCGCGCGTCGGTTTTTCGTTTGGAACGGGGCTTAACAAGCGACGAGATGGGCGTGGGGTCAAGCGTGGGAATTTCCCTCTGCAAAATTCCACACCTGTGGAGCTGAAGAAGGAAACAGAATGGCACGCATCGCCGGCGTCAATATCCCGACTAACAAGCGCGTCGAAATCGCGCTGACCTACATCCACGGCATTGGCCGCACCACGGCCAAGGGAATCACGGCCAAGCTTGGGATCACTCCCGAGCGCCGGGTCCAGGACCTGACCGATCAGGAAGTCCTGCACATCCGCGAAGCGATCGACCGCGACCTCACCGTCGAGGGCGACCTCCGCCGCGAGACCGCGATGAACATCAAGCGGCTCATGGACCTGGCCTGCTACCGTGGCCTGCGCCACCGCAAGGGCCTTCCGGTCCGCGGCCAGCGCACGCACACGAATGCGCGCACCCGCAAGGGCAAGGCCAAGCCGATCGCTGGCAAGAAGAAGTAATCGCAGCAGCGATCGTCCGGGGGACGGTTGCGCCGCATTACTCCGCCGGATGGCGAGTTGAGCAAGGCGCGACGCCCCAGCACGACTTTTGAAGGGATGTAGAATTAAATGGCCCAAGCACCGCAGCGCCTCCGCCGCAGGGAGCGCAAGAACATCACGGCCGGCGTCGCTCACGTAAACGCCAGCTTCAACAACACCATGATCACCATCACCGACGCGCAGGGCAATGCGATTGCCTGGTCCAGCGCGGGCATGATGGGCTTCAAGGGCAGCCGCAAGTCGACGCCGTACGCGGCGCAGGTCGCCGCTGAAGACGCGGGCAAGAAAGCCGCCGAGCACGGCGTCCGCACCCTCGAGGTCGAAGTGAAGGGTCCGGGCTCGGGCCGCGAGAGCGCTCTTCGCGCCCTGCAGGCCGTGGGCTTCACCATCACCTCGATCCGCGACGTGACGCCGATCCCGCACAACGGCGTGCGGCCGAGCAAGCGCCGCCGCGTCTAACGACGTGGCGCCGCCGCCGCCGGGAAGTCATCCGGCGGCAGTTTGAAATTTTCGGGCGGGACCCCACCTCCCCCGCCCAGGGCTAGGGAAGAAACATGGCCGTCAACGCGAAAAATTGGCAGGAACTGAAGAAGCCGAACGCTCTCGAGCGTAAGCAGGGCGCGGGCGATTCCCGCCGCCGCGCCGTTTTCGTCGCCGAACCGCTGGAGCGCGGCTTCGGAATGACGCTCGGCAACTCGCTGCGCCGGGTGCTTCTGTCGTCGCTTCAGGGCGCTGCCGTCACCTCGATCAAGATCGAAGGCGTGCTGCACGAGTTCAGCTCGCTTGCGGGCGTCCGCGAGGACGTGACCGACATCGTCCTGAACGTGAAGCAAATCGCTCTGCGGATGGAAGGCGAAGGCCCGAAGCGGCTCAGCCTCTCGGCGACGGGTCCGGCGGAAATCACCGCGGGCATGATCCAGACGTCGGGCGACATCGAAGTCACCAACCCCGACCTCGTGATCTGCCACCTCGACGATGGCGCGACGCTCAACATGGAGCTGACCGCCGACATCGGTAAGGGCTACGTCCCGGCCGCGGCGAACCGTCCGGCCGACGCTCCGATCGGCCTCATCCCGGTCGACGCTTTGTACTCGCCGGTCCGCCAGGTGGCGTACAAGGTCGAGAACACCCGCGTCGGCCAGGAACTGGACTACGACAAGCTGACGCTGACCGTCGAAACCGACGGCACGGTCGCTCCGGAAGACGCGCTGGCCTATGCGGCGCGCATCCTCCAGGACCAGCTGCAGCTGTTCGTCCACTTCGACGAGGGCCAGGTCCGCGCCGCCGCGCCGGTCACGGCCGGCATCGCCGTCCCGTCCGCGACGGAGACCCCGACGGATACCAACCAGCTCAACCGTTACCTTCTCAAGAAGGTCGACGAGCTGGAGCTGTCGGTCCGCAGCGCGAACTGCCTGAAGAACGACAACATCATCTACATCGGCGACCTGGTCCAGAAGACCGAGGCCGAGATGCTCCGCACGCCGAACTTCGGCCGCAAGAGCCTCAACGAGATCAAGGAAGTCCTTGCCTCGATGGGCCTGCGCCTCGGCATGGACATCCCCGGCTGGCCGCCGGAGAACATCGAAGAGATGGCGAAGAAGCTCGAGCAGGAAATGCTCGGCTAAGCTTCTGGCAAGTCACGAAAGATGGAAGGGCCGTCCCGCTGGGGCGGCCCTTTTCTTTTGTGCCCGGGCCCCGTCCCGCCCGAATGGCACGTCATCGCTAACATATGAGTGAATGGTAGCGCCCGGTGCTGCCGGACGTTCACTAAGTCCCCCATTTCAGGGATTTAGGAGTTTCCAAATGCACAAGTTCATTACGGCAACGCTGGCCGGAACGGCGCTCATTGCCGTCCCGGCGATCGCACAGCATGCCGGCCACGGATCCGCTTCGGGGCCGCCGACGGCATCGTCCGGACAGGGCCATAGCTCGACGAGCATGGGGCAAGGCCACAGCAGCACGACGACCATGCAGCCGAGTACTACGCAGCCCACGGACACGACGACCATGGGCACGACCACCCGCGACCAGGCGCGTTCGGAGAGCCGGGGCCCAAACAATGCGTCGCCGACCGGCGTCTCCCACGCGAACGAGAATAGTGTGCTTGCAGGCGGCTCCGTGGCCGCTGACACGCTGCCGGGCCTAACGACGGGACTGAACGTTCAGTCGAGCAGCGGCACGACCCTCGGCACGGTGAGCCAAGTGATCACCGGCTCCAATGGGTCCATCCGCATGGTCGTCGTGACGACCCCCACCGGCCAGACGGTTCGGCTTCCGGCCAATTCGCTGAGCATTTCGGGAGACGTCGTGACCACGAGCACGACCACGCCGTAAGCTTTCCCACGGCAGACAAAGGAGGGCCGTCCCACTGGGGCGGCCCTTTCCATTTATGCTATGCGGCACCGGACGGAGGGGAATTGGACATGGCAGAACGTTTCGAACGGCATAAGCAGCCGTGGAAGCCTGAGGAGTTGGCGAAGCTGCGGACGCTGGCCGCCAAGGGCATGGCGCTGAAGGCGATCGCTAAGGCGCTCACTCGTAGCGAGGAATCGGTGAAGCAGCGGGCCAAGGAAGACGGCCTGAAGATCGCGAGGCTGCGCTAGTCACGCGCGGCCAGCGCGGCGAGCTCCTTCACGAACTTGGCCGCGACCACTGCCGTCATGCCGTTGATGTCGCGCGTCGGATTATATTCGACAACGTCCGCGCCGACGATCGACCCCTGGAGCCGATGGAGGACCGAGAGGATGTCGCGAACCGACAGCCCGCCCGGTTCATGGTGTGACACGCCGGGAGCGAATGCGGGATCGAGCGCGTCCATATCGATGCTGACGTAGAGCGGGCCTTCCGGAATCGGCACCGCCGCGGGTGCAAAGTCCCGCATCTCGACCACTTCAACGCCAAAGCGCGCCGCCTGCTCACGGCAATGGCCGTTCAGGGTCCGGATGCCCACCTGCACGAGACGGGTAGCTAGGGCGCGTTCCATGATCCGTGCGAATGGCGAAGCGTGACTGAGCGGATCGCCTTCGAAATCGTCGTAGAGATCGGGATGGGCATCGAAGTGCAGGATGTTCACGGGGCCGTGCACTTCGGCGACGCCGGCCACGATCGGGTAGGTGACCATATGATCGCCACCCAGGAAGATAGTCCCCGCTCCGCCCTTTGAGGCTTCCTCGGCTCCTTCGCGGATGCGGTCGAAGTCGCCGCCAGTTTCGTCGAGCGGCAGATTGCCCAGATCCTTCAACGCCAAGTCGACCCCGATCTCGATGCCCGACTCAGTCGCAAGATTGCTGTGTTCCGACGCGAGCGCGGCGCGAATGGCTTCAGGCGCCAGCGCCGGCCCTCTCAGGAATGAGGAGTGGGAGTCCGTTGGCAGTCCCAACAGGCGAACCTTCTTCAACTCTGCCTCCTCCACCTTGCAAGCGTCAGGCCGTTGCGGGCCCGCGACGATTCAACTGATTCGTGTAATCGCCCCGCCGCATAAATCCTGTTACGGGCCCTCAACGTCGAGATACGATTCCGAAGCGTCTACACGGCCCTGTTACCTGCCCGACTGTCGGTTCCAATCAAGACGACGGCGCCGGCCCCGTCGGCCGGCATCGCACGAGGCCGACTCACCCCCCGGCCTGTCGCGGGAGGCACGCAATGCCATTCATCACGACCAAAGACGGCACCAATATTTTCTACAAGGACTGGGGCCCCAAGGACGCCCAGCCGATCGTCTTCCATCATGGCTGGCCGCTAAGCGCCGACGACTGGGATGCCCAGCTGCTCTACTTCCACGACAAGGGTTTTCGCGTCATCGCGCACGACCGCCGCGGACATGGCCGTTCGGACCAGACGGACCATGGGAATGAGATGGACACGTACGCTTCGGATGTCACGGACCTGGTCGCGGCACTCAATCTCAAGAATGCGATCCACGTGGGTCATTCTACCGGAGGAGGAGAAGTCGCACGCTACGTCGCTAGGGCTGAGCCCGGCCGCGTCGCCAAAGCCGTGCTGGTCGATGCCGTACCCCCGGTAATGATCAAGAAGGAGTCGAATCCTGGTGGCACGCCCATCGAAGTGTTCGACGGCTTCCGGGCGGCCTTGGCA
It contains:
- a CDS encoding alpha/beta fold hydrolase, yielding MPFITTKDGTNIFYKDWGPKDAQPIVFHHGWPLSADDWDAQLLYFHDKGFRVIAHDRRGHGRSDQTDHGNEMDTYASDVTDLVAALNLKNAIHVGHSTGGGEVARYVARAEPGRVAKAVLVDAVPPVMIKKESNPGGTPIEVFDGFRAALANNRAQLYLDIPTGPFYGFNRPGAVVSEGLIRNWWRQGMMGSAKAGYECIKAFSETDFTEDLTKIDVPVLVVHGDDDQIVPYADSAPLTVKLLKNGTLKTYKGLPHGLPSTHPEILNPDILAFIRDEHFGADVDETPTLIVEPLPA
- a CDS encoding PRC-barrel domain-containing protein, with the protein product MHKFITATLAGTALIAVPAIAQHAGHGSASGPPTASSGQGHSSTSMGQGHSSTTTMQPSTTQPTDTTTMGTTTRDQARSESRGPNNASPTGVSHANENSVLAGGSVAADTLPGLTTGLNVQSSSGTTLGTVSQVITGSNGSIRMVVVTTPTGQTVRLPANSLSISGDVVTTSTTTP
- the speB gene encoding agmatinase is translated as MEEAELKKVRLLGLPTDSHSSFLRGPALAPEAIRAALASEHSNLATESGIEIGVDLALKDLGNLPLDETGGDFDRIREGAEEASKGGAGTIFLGGDHMVTYPIVAGVAEVHGPVNILHFDAHPDLYDDFEGDPLSHASPFARIMERALATRLVQVGIRTLNGHCREQAARFGVEVVEMRDFAPAAVPIPEGPLYVSIDMDALDPAFAPGVSHHEPGGLSVRDILSVLHRLQGSIVGADVVEYNPTRDINGMTAVVAAKFVKELAALAARD